The stretch of DNA ATTACCTTGATAATCAAGCCCATTAGTGCCGATAAAACTGGCAGCAAAGTTCATCCCCTGCAGCTGGTCAATCGCCGATTGACCAACAACCGCATGCGTATCTTCTTTGACTTTTCCACCTAAGAAAACCGTCTCAATACCGTGGCTAATCATTCCTAATGCTGTTTCCAGTCCGTTAGTCACCACCGTAATTTGCGGAATTTTAGCTAAAAAAGGCACCATTTCATAGGTTGTCGTTCCTGCATCAATAAAAAGATAATCATTTTTGTGCACATAATGTTGAACCGCATAACGAGCAATTTGAATTTTGTCCTCATGGTTCAGATTAAAACGAATATGCTGGGACACATCATGAGTAAAGTTCTTAAGTGATTGGGCACCACCATGAACCCGCTTAATCAATCCGTTACCTTCCAGCTGTGTCAAATCACGACGAATTGTCGATTCTGATGTAGGAATCATCTGCGCTAATTCGCTAACTTGACATAATTGGTGTTGGTTGACGTAATTCTCAATTATCTTTTGCCGTTCCTGCGTTAACATTTTTCCACCTCATGCAGATATTGTATTCGGTTTCAGTTAAAAAGACAATCAGTTTTACTCAAATATATGCAAAAAAAATCAGTTTTAATCAATAATGCGCATAAATAGTAATAAAATAGCGCCAGCTTACTTACTAGCGCTTTTAAATTAATCCGTTAAGTAATGAACCGTTGCCATTCTAGTGGCCTTAGCCGCT from Lactobacillus sp. ESL0785 encodes:
- a CDS encoding DeoR/GlpR family DNA-binding transcription regulator, which gives rise to MLTQERQKIIENYVNQHQLCQVSELAQMIPTSESTIRRDLTQLEGNGLIKRVHGGAQSLKNFTHDVSQHIRFNLNHEDKIQIARYAVQHYVHKNDYLFIDAGTTTYEMVPFLAKIPQITVVTNGLETALGMISHGIETVFLGGKVKEDTHAVVGQSAIDQLQGMNFAASFIGTNGLDYQGNLTTPDLEEAAIKKLEIAHADHAYVLTDASKIGERNFAVFANSKDVTIVTTVLNAGLKKLLPNKINLRETK